TGATAAAGTTGTAAGTGAGGAACTCCAATATGCAAACAGCCATTAAAAGGATTATATTTTTTGCAGCCATCATTGCATTTTGGGAGATTGGGTCACGGCTTGAACTTTGGCATCCTCTGATTTTCCCTTCCCTTTCCAGTGTATTCAGTGCTCTTGTTGAAGGGTTTCGGGATAAAACTCTCATTTATGATTTAATCGCCAGTTTTAAGAGGCTCGCAGTCGGTCTGGCTATCAGCCTTGTCATTGGCACATTGATTGGCATTCTCCTTGGAAAATCCAAAACAGCTGATGAAACACTGGGTGCAGTCATCCTTGCCTTGCAAAGTGTTCCCAGTATCGTATGGCTGCCGATCGCGATTATGTGGTTTGGATTAAATGAAAAGGCTGTTATTTTTGTAACCATACTTGGCGGTACATTTGTAATGGCTCTGAACATGCGAACAGGCATAAAAAATGTTTCACCATTATATATCAAGGCAGCTCAGACTATGGGAGCGAATGGAATTGACTTATTCACAAGAGTCATCTTTCCGGCATCCATTCCATACGTTGTCACTGGTTCACGACTTGCCTGGGCATTTGCCTGGCGTGCATTGATGGCGGGTGAGCTTTTAAGCACAGGACCAGGATTGGGCTACACACTTCGATATGCTTCAGACTTTGGAAGAATGGACATCGTAATCGGTGTCATGATTATTATTGGAGCTATCGGAATGATTGTTGACCAATTTATATTCCAGCGCATTGAAAAATCAGTCATAAAAAAATGGGGACTTGAGTCTTAATTTTGGAGGGGTATAAATGAAAAAGGCTATTTTATGGGTTGCTATATTATTTACTTTCACCGGGCTGCTTGCCGGATGCGGATCATCTGAGAAGAGCAGCGGAGGAGAAGACAAGATTGTCATCGGCTATTTCCCGAATATCAATCATGTGCCAGCAATGGTTGCGAAAGATCACGGCTATTTTGAGAAACAGCTTGGCGATGGTACTAAGGTAGAATATAAGACGTTTGCTGAAGGCGGTTCATTCATGACTGCCCTGAAAACAGGCGATATTGATGCAGGACTAGTAGGACCCGGACCAGCAATGAACAACTTCTCAACCGGAGCTGATGTTAAAATTATCGCCGGTGCCTCAACTGGCGGAACAGTTGTCCTTGCCAGAGAAGGAGTAAAAATTAACTCACTTGAAGACTTCCAGGGAAAAACGTTTATTACACCTGGCGTGGGCTGTACACATGATGTCCAGTATGAGACATATCTTGAAGATGCCGGCATCACTTCAGCTCGCATTGGCGGTACCATGAAGCATTTGACAGGCAACCCTGCACAATATGCAAGT
This window of the Cytobacillus pseudoceanisediminis genome carries:
- a CDS encoding aliphatic sulfonate ABC transporter substrate-binding protein, which codes for MKKAILWVAILFTFTGLLAGCGSSEKSSGGEDKIVIGYFPNINHVPAMVAKDHGYFEKQLGDGTKVEYKTFAEGGSFMTALKTGDIDAGLVGPGPAMNNFSTGADVKIIAGASTGGTVVLAREGVKINSLEDFQGKTFITPGVGCTHDVQYETYLEDAGITSARIGGTMKHLTGNPAQYASMLKTGKVDIAVAPEPWAAVIEQETNAEVVIGWDEVSFGETLPASVLVATGDAVKNSPEKVQKIVDAHKDAVKFIEENPEEAKAITIKDIKEVTGQELEKEVVDRAWERIGFTYDVDADTIQEFADSSYTLKFLKDKPEFSELIANNFIK
- a CDS encoding ABC transporter permease, with the protein product MQTAIKRIIFFAAIIAFWEIGSRLELWHPLIFPSLSSVFSALVEGFRDKTLIYDLIASFKRLAVGLAISLVIGTLIGILLGKSKTADETLGAVILALQSVPSIVWLPIAIMWFGLNEKAVIFVTILGGTFVMALNMRTGIKNVSPLYIKAAQTMGANGIDLFTRVIFPASIPYVVTGSRLAWAFAWRALMAGELLSTGPGLGYTLRYASDFGRMDIVIGVMIIIGAIGMIVDQFIFQRIEKSVIKKWGLES